In the genome of Spirochaetia bacterium, one region contains:
- a CDS encoding single-stranded DNA-binding protein, translated as MYNDLNSCLVEGRLTRDPEMKAVGTENKVCILPIAINRSFRGKNGEEMREATYVDIQVWNGTAENCQRYLSKGDAIRAVGELRLDIWQTKDGNTARKHFIRCQHLEFRTKGTGKKESLPVDSLACPEGGEPPMDF; from the coding sequence ATGTACAATGATTTGAATTCCTGCTTGGTGGAAGGACGCCTGACCCGTGATCCCGAAATGAAAGCTGTCGGTACGGAAAACAAGGTGTGTATCCTGCCGATTGCCATAAACCGTTCTTTCAGAGGAAAAAATGGTGAAGAGATGCGGGAAGCTACCTATGTTGATATTCAGGTATGGAATGGTACCGCCGAAAATTGCCAGCGATATCTTTCAAAGGGAGATGCCATACGGGCTGTGGGAGAACTGAGGCTCGACATATGGCAGACAAAGGATGGCAATACTGCGAGGAAACATTTTATCCGCTGCCAGCATCTTGAGTTTCGGACAAAAGGTACAGGGAAAAAGGAATCGTTACCTGTGGATTCCCTAGCCTGTCCCGAAGGAGGTGAGCCACCAATGGATTTCTGA
- the pyrH gene encoding UMP kinase codes for MSNLTVLSLGGSIIAPNTPDTAFLKEFNTALRAYLRENSSHKLILVCGGGGPARIYQESYREITSNAEPDAQDWIGIRATHLNGMLIQAIFSDLCSNDLVTDPTAHISFQGQVLVAAGWKPGFSTDTDAVFLAERFGGKLIVNLSNIAKVYTDDPRKNPDATPLDSISWENFRKMVGDEWVPGKNCPFDPIASKTAQKENMKVICADGRNIKNTLAILRGQPFEGTTIGD; via the coding sequence ATGAGTAATCTGACAGTATTGTCACTCGGAGGGTCCATCATAGCTCCGAATACCCCGGATACAGCATTCCTTAAGGAATTCAACACAGCACTCAGAGCTTACCTGAGAGAGAATAGCAGCCATAAACTTATCCTTGTCTGTGGTGGAGGTGGACCTGCAAGAATCTACCAGGAATCATATAGAGAAATAACCAGCAACGCTGAGCCAGATGCCCAGGATTGGATCGGCATACGGGCCACACATCTCAACGGCATGTTGATCCAGGCCATCTTCAGCGACTTATGCAGCAACGACCTGGTGACTGACCCTACTGCACATATCAGCTTTCAAGGACAAGTATTGGTAGCAGCAGGGTGGAAACCTGGATTTTCAACAGATACGGATGCAGTTTTCCTCGCAGAGCGCTTCGGAGGCAAATTGATCGTAAATCTTTCGAACATAGCAAAAGTCTATACTGATGATCCAAGGAAAAACCCTGATGCAACGCCATTGGACTCAATCAGCTGGGAAAATTTCCGTAAAATGGTCGGAGATGAATGGGTTCCTGGCAAAAATTGTCCGTTCGATCCCATTGCAAGTAAGACGGCCCAGAAAGAAAATATGAAAGTCATCTGTGCTGACGGCAGAAATATCAAGAACACGTTGGCAATTCTCAGAGGACAGCCCTTTGAAGGAACAACCATAGGAGATTGA
- a CDS encoding radical SAM protein: protein MGSAYAACMLCPNACGVNRLKGQIGRCGERDAMRIAWSGLHRGEEPPVTGRKGSGMIFFCGCPLHCAFCQNHQISGETSSTAASVGIEISIEELSDLMLALQRMGANNINFVTGTHFIPSICASLDLARKKGMHLPIVWNTSGYESQVGLQLINPYVDLYLIDLKTLSHTVAARFCGLARYADIIKDVFGFLMKNCKPYKETGPYDTPTGLLVRHLVFPGTLRQTRRVLRYFVDSGLSKVAELSLMVQFVAPRPDDPDFPPMSEGEYTSLLDMADEAGIEDGYIQELGDDIQWIPDFRKDVPFPVSFCDPNPLFLELKHQRVDETV from the coding sequence ATGGGATCTGCATATGCGGCATGTATGCTCTGTCCGAATGCATGTGGAGTCAACAGGCTCAAAGGACAAATCGGACGTTGCGGCGAACGTGATGCGATGCGGATAGCCTGGAGTGGCTTGCATAGGGGAGAGGAACCTCCCGTTACTGGTCGCAAGGGCTCCGGTATGATTTTTTTCTGTGGTTGCCCCTTGCATTGTGCATTTTGCCAGAACCATCAGATTTCAGGGGAAACTTCCAGTACTGCCGCTAGTGTCGGCATTGAAATATCCATTGAGGAACTTTCCGATCTGATGCTTGCCTTGCAACGTATGGGGGCCAATAATATTAATTTCGTAACCGGTACCCATTTTATCCCTTCAATCTGTGCCTCATTGGATCTGGCCCGAAAAAAGGGTATGCATCTTCCCATTGTATGGAATACCAGTGGGTATGAGTCGCAGGTCGGCCTGCAACTCATCAATCCTTATGTTGACCTGTATCTGATCGATTTGAAGACGCTCAGCCATACTGTGGCCGCACGTTTCTGCGGCCTTGCCCGGTATGCCGATATCATCAAGGATGTCTTTGGTTTCCTGATGAAAAACTGCAAGCCATACAAGGAAACAGGTCCGTATGATACACCGACAGGACTTTTGGTCAGACATCTTGTCTTCCCTGGCACATTGCGGCAGACTCGCCGTGTGTTGCGCTATTTTGTAGACTCCGGTCTATCGAAAGTTGCAGAGCTTTCTCTTATGGTGCAGTTTGTAGCTCCACGTCCTGATGATCCTGATTTTCCTCCTATGAGTGAAGGAGAATATACGAGTCTGCTTGATATGGCAGACGAGGCAGGTATCGAAGATGGATATATCCAGGAACTTGGTGATGATATCCAATGGATTCCTGATTTCAGGAAAGATGTTCCTTTCCCTGTTTCCTTCTGTGATCCTAATCCTCTTTTTCTTGAATTGAAGCATCAGAGGGTTGATGAGACTGTTTGA
- a CDS encoding patatin-like phospholipase family protein yields MIRNKIRKKAEVQAEQRFILAIDGGGMRGIVPAVLLSKLAESLKGKGDTLPFYAHFDLIAGTSTGGLLALALGAPSSLVNIKAEEGNNVLITYPTKPLSWWAKLAGKKSAQQKEPLVIARGCDPAALVDLYASNGPRIFPKQNRRIFGQVLREKYDERDLVSFLDDTFRLSMMEDCLVPTMVTTYDVRNGEPYCFTSWNNKGYFIKEAARATSAAPTYFAPFEIKDHDSGQRRSFVDGGIIANNPTLAAYAEARKLYPDCTLFHIISLSTATIEFKLDSLDLGGGVIGWIDPAKGAPMQKIYAASQMQLVDQIASQLPDVTYTRLNLNISADDRIKMDDTSFQSIDKLKNYGISIFNNQQEEIEKYLNLLTERTDFSQVRQPQVNAIDDAELLRKRKEESDRLKRLEDERRKEEEKKQENAIQENETKTNIPVAKSIGTHTAKPGRFSFSHLLQNFKSGNKDAGTATALPLPPSDDSKNKIDSPQQAEALPSPDYQELLKSYGLSDDEGEN; encoded by the coding sequence ATGATTCGCAACAAAATAAGGAAAAAGGCTGAAGTACAAGCTGAACAGCGATTTATACTTGCCATAGATGGCGGAGGCATGAGAGGTATCGTGCCGGCAGTATTACTCAGCAAACTTGCAGAAAGCCTAAAGGGAAAAGGCGACACGCTACCCTTCTATGCCCATTTTGATCTCATAGCAGGAACTTCAACCGGAGGCCTGCTTGCCTTGGCTTTGGGTGCTCCATCCTCCCTGGTCAATATAAAGGCAGAAGAAGGAAACAATGTATTGATTACATATCCGACAAAACCATTGAGCTGGTGGGCAAAGCTAGCAGGTAAAAAATCCGCACAGCAAAAAGAACCCTTGGTAATAGCACGGGGATGTGATCCTGCCGCATTGGTCGACCTTTATGCTTCCAATGGTCCCAGGATATTTCCAAAACAAAACCGCAGGATATTCGGACAAGTACTTAGAGAAAAATATGACGAGCGGGATCTTGTTTCATTCCTGGATGATACCTTCCGACTTTCCATGATGGAGGATTGCCTGGTCCCGACGATGGTTACGACCTATGATGTACGCAATGGTGAACCATACTGTTTCACATCTTGGAATAACAAAGGTTACTTCATAAAGGAAGCAGCCAGGGCAACCAGTGCTGCACCGACCTACTTTGCGCCATTCGAGATAAAAGACCATGACAGCGGACAAAGAAGAAGTTTTGTCGATGGTGGTATCATTGCGAACAATCCGACTCTGGCAGCTTATGCAGAAGCAAGGAAACTCTATCCGGACTGTACATTATTCCACATTATTTCACTGTCCACGGCAACCATTGAGTTCAAGCTTGACAGCCTCGACCTCGGTGGTGGAGTCATCGGATGGATTGATCCGGCAAAAGGTGCACCGATGCAGAAAATCTATGCTGCGAGCCAAATGCAGCTTGTTGATCAAATCGCCTCCCAGCTTCCGGATGTTACCTACACAAGACTGAATCTGAACATCAGTGCAGATGACAGGATCAAAATGGATGATACTTCTTTTCAAAGCATCGACAAACTTAAGAACTATGGAATATCCATCTTCAACAACCAACAGGAAGAAATTGAGAAATACCTTAACCTTCTGACTGAACGCACAGATTTCTCTCAGGTTCGGCAGCCACAGGTAAATGCCATAGATGATGCAGAATTGCTCAGGAAAAGGAAAGAAGAATCCGACAGATTGAAGCGACTGGAGGACGAACGCAGAAAGGAAGAAGAAAAAAAACAGGAAAATGCCATACAGGAGAATGAAACGAAAACAAATATACCTGTAGCTAAGAGTATTGGAACACATACAGCCAAACCGGGACGTTTTTCATTCTCACACCTGCTACAGAACTTCAAATCCGGAAATAAGGATGCTGGCACAGCCACAGCACTTCCTCTGCCGCCGTCAGATGACAGCAAAAACAAAATAGACAGCCCACAGCAAGCAGAAGCACTGCCTTCGCCCGATTATCAGGAACTACTAAAAAGTTATGGCCTTTCCGATGATGAAGGAGAAAATTGA